The Echinicola rosea genome has a segment encoding these proteins:
- a CDS encoding RNA polymerase sigma factor — protein sequence MSFSNLNQSENITVEQLVSGNEQAFSALFEEYSPQVYYIGLKYLKSQDLANDVVQETFLKLWNYRSHIDTTKPIKPLIVTFAKRIILNLIRDEKRKILKHLEIYAISSPFSNKTEEQVIFNETHQVYQEAIKSLPERRRKVFLLKSAEGKSNEEVAEELGLSVNTVKSQYTKALHTIREFVSKYYIILAIAVAATERL from the coding sequence GCAGCTTGTCAGTGGCAATGAACAAGCTTTCTCCGCACTATTCGAGGAATATTCCCCCCAAGTGTATTATATCGGACTTAAATACTTGAAATCACAAGATTTGGCCAATGACGTGGTGCAGGAAACTTTCCTAAAGCTCTGGAACTACAGGTCACACATTGATACCACCAAACCGATCAAGCCACTGATCGTAACCTTTGCCAAACGGATTATTCTTAATTTGATACGCGATGAAAAGCGTAAAATTCTCAAGCACCTGGAAATCTATGCCATCTCCAGTCCGTTCTCCAATAAAACCGAGGAACAGGTGATTTTTAATGAGACGCACCAAGTGTACCAAGAGGCCATAAAGTCCCTTCCTGAACGGAGAAGAAAGGTTTTTTTACTTAAATCTGCTGAAGGGAAAAGCAATGAAGAAGTGGCTGAGGAGCTGGGCCTATCTGTCAATACCGTCAAATCCCAATACACCAAAGCCCTTCATACCATCCGCGAATTCGTCTCCAAGTATTACATAATCCTGGCCATTGCGGTAGCAGCGACCGAGAGGTTGTAG
- a CDS encoding FecR domain-containing protein has protein sequence MNRPTEEQLSDYVNNHLSPKDAKKVLEWLSTSDGQAYLNQRLEADFEALDQRQKPLLKSKVTADDILRRAESQQKQPAMIKQRPKWGMVRLAASVALIVAVLGGLIYFLTGWTTYEEYQTAFAESADIRLPDGSMVHMSGNSKLKFAKEWESDMPREIWFEGEGYFDIVKKQAANKFTVKTPRNFDVQVLGTTFTVTARKSASRVVLETGAIALHVTNDSGADQIMMEPGDLVEMDQANDLLIKKEVRPEIYTSRKDDKLVFDKTPLKEITRILKDDYGFTVVVNDSKILDEKFTGVVPSKDVETLLEGLRSLLDVKIIRDENIIKLIH, from the coding sequence ATGAACCGACCTACAGAAGAGCAGTTATCAGATTATGTGAACAATCACCTGAGTCCGAAGGATGCCAAGAAGGTGCTGGAATGGCTTTCTACGTCTGATGGGCAGGCCTATTTAAATCAGCGACTGGAAGCGGATTTTGAGGCATTGGACCAGCGACAGAAGCCATTGCTTAAGTCCAAAGTGACAGCAGATGATATTCTGAGAAGGGCCGAATCCCAGCAAAAACAACCTGCGATGATCAAGCAACGCCCTAAATGGGGAATGGTCAGGTTAGCGGCATCTGTCGCTCTCATAGTGGCCGTGCTAGGTGGACTGATCTATTTCCTGACTGGATGGACCACCTATGAGGAATACCAGACGGCTTTTGCGGAGTCGGCTGATATCCGGCTGCCTGATGGATCGATGGTGCATATGAGCGGAAATAGTAAGCTGAAGTTTGCCAAAGAGTGGGAGTCGGATATGCCACGAGAGATTTGGTTTGAAGGAGAAGGGTACTTTGACATCGTAAAGAAGCAAGCCGCCAATAAGTTTACCGTGAAGACTCCACGAAACTTCGACGTCCAGGTATTGGGCACCACCTTTACCGTCACTGCTCGGAAGTCCGCATCACGCGTTGTGCTGGAGACGGGAGCCATTGCACTACATGTCACCAATGACAGCGGTGCTGACCAAATCATGATGGAGCCAGGAGACTTGGTGGAAATGGACCAAGCCAATGACCTTCTGATCAAAAAGGAAGTACGACCGGAAATTTATACCAGTAGAAAAGACGACAAACTGGTTTTTGATAAAACTCCCCTAAAAGAAATTACCAGGATTCTCAAAGATGACTATGGCTTTACCGTGGTGGTCAACGATTCTAAAATACTCGATGAGAAATTTACAGGCGTAGTGCCTTCTAAGGATGTGGAAACCCTGCTGGAGGGACTGCGGAGTTTGTTGGATGTCAAAATCATCCGCGATGAAAATATCATAAAATTGATTCACTAA
- a CDS encoding SusC/RagA family TonB-linked outer membrane protein: MKVKFLPIMGCLLIGNMGWANVQQQKALSYNYQIENTSSTAIKRVSLTSLLKMVEKKYNVSFLYKDEISHEAIFGDAALLEGLSFGEALKMINSKNPGLEFDRIKADFYTVKLKEADAGLPAATERNPENSAFKSARTIARNISGTVSTSDGETLPGVSIMIKGTTKGTVTDLDGGFTISAPDGQVTLVISFVGYKKKEVIVPAGESTVDVVMDNDVQSLDEVVVVAYGEQTKASFTGAAVDVKMDKVQGAPRASFQESLQGNIAGVQSAAASGQPGYAPNIRIRGVGSINASSDPLYVVDGIPVVAGNISQIATSSNTIAGLNPNDIASMTVLKDASATSIYGSRGANGVILITTKQGKSGKTKFDVSMQRGTSQVLLDDRNKPLSTPELAELLVESRVNNGDTPQEAEDYIYSRIDESINTNWFDVISRDGTYQQYYISASGGNEKTNFYSSIGYYDQEAPIIGIDYEKLNAKVNVRHAATEKLTMDFGLAANTQLMHTNSEAGSANNPVRSMFREVPWEPVYNEDGSYNTDILLTYNPVGLVNENIRETRLYNALGNVGLKYDIMDNFSFETKANLDFNLADEFQYDNPYFGAGRNDGGRGRAYTNIVVNWNVTNLLKYRWVMDDHNSIAFTLGQEAQKISANSVYAYASNYGAPGLTTLANASVYRNASSEKTASSITSFFLSANYSFSDKYYFNVTGRRDGSSRFGSSVRYANFGSVGLGWNIHKEEFFNVSFVDELKLRGSYGVNGNQGIGDFESRGLYNTGNDYNGLPGYAYSQQSNPYLTWEKNKPLNIGLDFRIFERLSGTVEYYNRMTSDLLLNVPISGTNGITSYMANIGEMQNRGLEFSLSSVNIQQPDGLQWTTDFNLTTNKNEVVTLKDGEDIVDGQYIRREGADFYTFYMPGYAGVDPANGDALWYTDASESETTNDYGNADPYEHGNASPKFFAGLNNTFNYKGFGLSFLFYLNYGNKVYDYWGRYLASDGSAQLNDRGNMSRKIYERRWQEPGDVTDVPKVVWGNTQSGSSSQHSTRFLYDGTYLRLRDVTLSYNLPNSLLSKLKISNARIYLRGNNVWTWVKDKNLESDPEVGIAGMTDLRIPTSRQYLLGIDFSF; the protein is encoded by the coding sequence ATGAAAGTAAAGTTTTTACCGATTATGGGCTGTCTTTTGATAGGGAACATGGGTTGGGCCAATGTGCAACAGCAAAAGGCACTTTCCTATAACTACCAAATCGAAAATACCAGTTCTACAGCCATAAAGAGGGTCAGTTTGACAAGCCTTCTTAAGATGGTAGAGAAAAAATATAACGTGTCCTTTCTCTATAAAGATGAAATCAGCCATGAAGCCATTTTTGGTGATGCGGCGTTGTTGGAAGGCCTGTCCTTTGGTGAGGCCCTCAAAATGATCAACAGCAAAAATCCCGGATTGGAATTTGATCGCATAAAAGCTGATTTTTATACCGTTAAGCTGAAGGAGGCTGATGCGGGGTTGCCGGCGGCAACTGAGCGAAACCCTGAAAATTCAGCGTTCAAGTCTGCTAGAACCATTGCCAGGAATATTTCCGGTACAGTCAGTACCAGTGATGGAGAAACCTTGCCCGGAGTCAGCATTATGATCAAAGGCACGACCAAGGGAACGGTTACCGATCTGGATGGTGGTTTTACGATTAGTGCACCGGATGGACAAGTTACCTTAGTGATTTCTTTCGTTGGGTATAAAAAGAAGGAAGTCATCGTGCCGGCAGGAGAATCCACCGTGGATGTCGTCATGGACAATGATGTCCAGTCACTGGATGAAGTGGTGGTGGTCGCCTATGGAGAGCAGACAAAAGCCTCCTTTACCGGTGCAGCGGTGGACGTGAAAATGGACAAAGTACAGGGTGCTCCCCGGGCATCATTTCAGGAGAGTTTGCAGGGAAATATAGCGGGTGTACAGTCTGCAGCGGCTTCAGGCCAGCCGGGCTATGCGCCTAACATCCGGATCCGGGGCGTAGGCTCCATCAATGCGAGCTCGGATCCCTTGTATGTGGTCGATGGAATTCCTGTGGTGGCGGGAAATATTTCCCAGATCGCTACCAGCTCCAATACCATTGCAGGTCTAAATCCCAATGATATTGCTTCTATGACGGTGCTGAAGGATGCTTCTGCTACTTCGATCTATGGATCTAGAGGGGCAAATGGCGTCATTCTAATCACTACCAAACAAGGGAAATCAGGAAAGACAAAGTTTGACGTGAGCATGCAACGCGGTACCAGTCAAGTGCTGCTGGATGATCGCAACAAGCCATTGTCCACACCTGAGCTGGCGGAACTGTTAGTGGAATCCAGGGTAAACAATGGAGATACGCCGCAAGAAGCAGAAGACTATATCTACAGCCGAATTGATGAAAGTATCAATACCAATTGGTTTGATGTCATTTCACGGGATGGAACCTACCAGCAATATTACATCAGTGCTTCCGGAGGGAATGAGAAGACCAATTTTTACTCTTCCATTGGCTATTACGATCAGGAAGCACCTATTATTGGGATTGATTATGAAAAACTCAATGCAAAAGTAAATGTGCGTCATGCCGCTACTGAAAAACTGACAATGGACTTTGGGTTGGCCGCTAACACCCAGCTGATGCATACCAATAGTGAAGCGGGAAGTGCCAATAATCCAGTGAGAAGTATGTTCAGGGAGGTTCCTTGGGAGCCCGTTTACAATGAAGATGGTAGCTATAATACCGATATTTTATTGACCTACAATCCAGTAGGATTGGTCAATGAAAATATCAGGGAAACCAGGTTGTACAATGCACTGGGAAATGTAGGCTTGAAGTATGATATCATGGATAACTTTTCCTTCGAAACAAAAGCCAATTTGGACTTTAACCTGGCTGACGAATTCCAGTATGACAACCCTTATTTTGGTGCCGGAAGGAATGATGGGGGTCGAGGCCGCGCCTATACCAATATAGTGGTGAACTGGAATGTGACCAACCTCCTGAAATACCGTTGGGTAATGGATGATCATAACAGCATCGCCTTTACGCTAGGACAAGAAGCGCAGAAAATCTCCGCTAATTCGGTATATGCTTATGCAAGTAATTACGGCGCTCCTGGGCTCACCACACTTGCTAATGCTTCTGTTTACAGAAACGCCTCTTCGGAGAAAACAGCATCTTCCATTACTTCTTTTTTTCTGAGTGCAAACTATTCGTTTTCAGATAAGTATTACTTTAACGTGACGGGCAGAAGAGATGGTTCATCCCGCTTTGGCTCCTCAGTGCGTTATGCCAATTTTGGCTCCGTGGGATTGGGCTGGAACATCCACAAGGAAGAATTCTTCAATGTCAGCTTTGTGGATGAACTTAAGCTGCGCGGTAGTTATGGGGTGAACGGTAACCAGGGAATTGGTGATTTTGAGTCCCGAGGATTGTATAATACAGGCAATGATTATAATGGCTTGCCTGGCTATGCCTATTCCCAGCAGTCCAATCCATACCTGACGTGGGAGAAAAACAAGCCCCTGAACATCGGGTTGGATTTCAGGATCTTTGAGCGGCTTAGTGGTACGGTCGAATATTACAACAGGATGACTTCTGACTTGCTGTTGAATGTGCCGATTTCCGGAACCAATGGGATTACAAGTTACATGGCAAATATCGGCGAGATGCAAAACAGGGGTTTGGAGTTTAGTCTGAGTTCTGTGAATATCCAACAGCCGGACGGTTTACAGTGGACGACTGATTTTAACCTGACCACCAATAAAAATGAAGTGGTAACGCTAAAGGATGGAGAGGATATTGTGGATGGGCAATACATCCGGAGAGAAGGAGCTGATTTTTATACTTTTTACATGCCGGGCTATGCTGGCGTGGATCCAGCAAATGGTGATGCGCTCTGGTACACCGATGCATCCGAAAGTGAAACGACCAATGACTATGGAAATGCGGATCCATATGAGCATGGAAATGCTTCACCTAAGTTCTTCGCCGGTCTGAACAATACCTTTAATTACAAGGGGTTTGGCCTGTCTTTCCTCTTTTACCTGAATTATGGCAACAAAGTCTATGACTATTGGGGCAGGTACCTGGCCAGTGATGGAAGCGCCCAGCTCAATGACCGAGGTAACATGAGCCGAAAGATCTATGAGCGGAGGTGGCAAGAGCCTGGTGATGTGACAGATGTGCCTAAAGTGGTGTGGGGAAATACCCAGTCAGGTAGCTCCAGTCAGCACTCCACCCGCTTTCTCTATGATGGTACCTATCTGCGGTTGAGGGATGTGACCCTTTCCTATAACCTTCCCAATTCATTGCTAAGCAAATTAAAAATAAGCAATGCAAGGATCTATCTTCGAGGCAATAACGTCTGGACTTGGGTAAAGGATAAAAATCTTGAGTCTGACCCAGAAGTGGGGATAGCAGGGATGACGGACTTGAGAATCCCTACATCCAGACAATATCTGTTGGGCATTGACTTCTCATTCTAA
- a CDS encoding RagB/SusD family nutrient uptake outer membrane protein, with amino-acid sequence MKKLHLYMIIGALTVGSMSSCSESFLEIDPEQSVSTDKVVTDVNTLHTALNGVYSKLQDDGYYGRSVYVIPELMADNLYLSLRNTGRYLDYHNFIVREQDSYAEDLWNTSYEVVINATRAIQGGEALEVAGDQQTTTNQLIGEAYALRALGHFDLTRFFAQPYNFTNDASHLGVPVIASIGDDPISPARNTVKEDFDLIIADLNQAISLMSSESANGTFSVNAAKALLSRVYLYTGQYDLAAQNATEVIESGDYELLSADNYSTVWAPDYNSEIIFEIVNTLADNAGTNGLGHFFAEEGYADALATEELFALYADSDARKTAIVRKPKNGAEDDALFVMKFPQGALQDDNVKVLRLAELYLIRAEAYAKTNQPSLALEDLNTIRQTRDPEAAPVAASGDELLESILEERRKELAFEGHRLFDLNRNKMDVTIDQGEEVIEASYPNDRFILPIPLAELNANPNIAPQNDGY; translated from the coding sequence ATGAAAAAACTACATTTATACATGATTATAGGAGCGCTCACGGTAGGAAGTATGTCTTCTTGCAGCGAGTCCTTCCTAGAGATTGATCCAGAACAAAGCGTGTCCACCGATAAGGTGGTGACTGATGTGAATACCCTGCATACCGCCCTTAACGGGGTGTATAGCAAATTGCAGGATGATGGCTATTACGGCAGGTCAGTATATGTGATCCCGGAATTAATGGCGGATAATCTTTACCTAAGCCTTAGGAATACGGGAAGGTACTTGGATTACCATAATTTCATTGTTCGCGAGCAGGATTCATATGCTGAGGATCTCTGGAATACTTCCTATGAAGTAGTCATCAATGCCACCCGTGCCATTCAAGGCGGAGAGGCTTTGGAGGTGGCCGGTGATCAGCAGACCACTACCAATCAGCTAATCGGAGAAGCTTATGCTTTGAGGGCTTTGGGGCATTTTGACCTGACCAGGTTCTTTGCGCAGCCGTACAATTTTACAAATGATGCCAGCCATCTTGGTGTCCCGGTAATTGCCAGCATTGGAGATGATCCTATTTCACCAGCCAGAAACACCGTGAAAGAGGATTTTGACCTGATCATTGCCGACCTGAACCAAGCCATCAGCCTGATGAGCAGTGAAAGTGCCAATGGGACATTTTCTGTCAATGCTGCCAAGGCATTGCTTTCTAGGGTGTACCTTTATACAGGACAATACGATCTGGCTGCCCAAAATGCCACTGAGGTGATCGAAAGTGGGGATTATGAGCTGCTGTCTGCGGACAATTATAGTACGGTGTGGGCACCGGACTATAATTCGGAAATCATCTTTGAAATCGTCAATACCTTGGCCGATAATGCAGGGACCAACGGCTTGGGGCACTTCTTTGCTGAGGAAGGTTATGCAGATGCTTTGGCTACAGAAGAGCTGTTTGCACTATATGCTGATTCCGATGCACGGAAAACTGCCATCGTCAGAAAACCTAAAAATGGGGCAGAAGATGATGCCTTATTTGTGATGAAATTCCCCCAGGGAGCCTTGCAGGATGACAATGTAAAGGTCCTTCGGTTGGCGGAGTTGTACCTGATCAGAGCGGAGGCTTATGCCAAAACCAACCAGCCTTCCCTCGCACTGGAAGACCTCAATACCATCCGTCAGACCAGGGATCCTGAAGCGGCTCCAGTAGCTGCCAGTGGGGATGAATTGCTTGAGAGCATCTTGGAAGAACGCAGAAAGGAACTGGCTTTTGAAGGACATCGCTTGTTTGACCTCAATCGCAATAAGATGGATGTCACGATCGATCAGGGAGAAGAAGTAATCGAAGCTTCCTACCCGAATGACCGATTTATCCTGCCCATTCCATTGGCAGAGCTGAATGCAAACCCGAATATAGCACCTCAAAACGATGGTTATTAA
- a CDS encoding serine hydrolase domain-containing protein, which translates to MNKKYMILVIVGLLTVTLACQRSKVVFLEDHPKAEKLDSLFRYLNAEGLFNGAVAVVDEGELIFEKAYGLANFEDSSAFETITAMEVASVSKQFTASAVMHLAQDDKLAITDDIRAYLPDGFPYEGITIKHLLSHTSGMPDYTAHFIDHWPEDKLASNKDIVAYFIQHQPPVKFNPGEAYDYSNTGYVLLAEIVESASGMRLDEYLEAQLFEPFGFQHAGFYQRAEIYTLSDYAPSFRWSADSCGYIRPEHLPGKAYYSFLSERLGPGRLSLSVEDLLRWDRLLYSDDFLSSETKKSMFTPVEYEGVDTDYGFGWHNYEDDQVGPVSYHTGSWAGNKSYIKRFRGVESTVILLNNTQSPYMTEIRHALDAIVTERDLTPIYPSLKEQFAKLSCQQGFDAGRWLEGIDLQAYRFTDEELDEIKDTINH; encoded by the coding sequence ATGAATAAGAAATACATGATCTTGGTGATCGTGGGATTACTCACGGTCACACTGGCGTGCCAAAGAAGCAAAGTGGTTTTTCTGGAGGATCATCCCAAGGCAGAAAAACTGGACAGCTTATTCCGTTATTTAAATGCCGAGGGCCTATTTAATGGGGCTGTGGCGGTAGTGGACGAAGGGGAGTTGATTTTCGAGAAAGCCTATGGACTGGCCAATTTCGAGGATAGCAGTGCTTTCGAAACCATCACGGCAATGGAGGTAGCTTCCGTTTCCAAGCAATTTACCGCCTCAGCCGTCATGCATTTGGCCCAAGATGATAAACTTGCCATAACAGATGATATCCGGGCGTACCTGCCTGACGGATTTCCTTATGAAGGCATTACCATAAAGCATCTTCTGAGTCATACTTCCGGCATGCCTGATTATACGGCACATTTTATTGACCATTGGCCCGAAGATAAGCTGGCAAGCAATAAGGACATCGTTGCTTATTTCATCCAGCACCAGCCTCCCGTGAAGTTTAATCCAGGGGAGGCCTATGATTATAGCAATACCGGCTATGTGCTGCTGGCAGAGATTGTGGAAAGTGCTTCTGGAATGCGACTGGATGAGTACCTTGAAGCGCAGCTTTTTGAACCTTTTGGGTTTCAGCATGCGGGGTTTTATCAGCGGGCTGAGATATATACCTTGTCCGATTATGCACCATCGTTCAGGTGGTCTGCCGATTCATGTGGGTACATCCGACCGGAGCATCTACCGGGCAAGGCCTATTATTCATTCCTTAGTGAACGGTTGGGGCCGGGGAGGCTTTCATTGAGTGTGGAAGACCTTTTGCGCTGGGACCGGTTACTCTATAGCGATGATTTCCTTTCATCTGAAACTAAGAAATCCATGTTTACTCCAGTGGAATATGAAGGAGTGGATACCGATTATGGTTTTGGCTGGCACAATTATGAAGATGATCAAGTGGGGCCAGTGAGCTATCACACAGGAAGCTGGGCCGGTAACAAGAGCTATATCAAGCGGTTTAGAGGGGTGGAAAGCACTGTGATCCTTTTGAACAATACCCAGAGCCCTTACATGACCGAAATACGACATGCCTTGGATGCCATTGTGACGGAACGGGATTTGACGCCTATATATCCTTCCTTAAAAGAACAATTTGCCAAGCTTTCCTGTCAGCAGGGATTTGATGCTGGGCGTTGGCTGGAAGGGATTGACTTGCAAGCGTATCGTTTTACGGACGAAGAATTAGATGAGATTAAAGATACCATTAACCATTAA
- a CDS encoding glutamate racemase, translated as MIYRNTLICALAISFLIGCGQGKVEEKVVEKTSDNLPIENAILEEQESFYYVDFAQYPAKDRHLPIGVFDSGTGGLTVLDAIVQYDGHQNGDRTAGADGAPDFDEEAFIYLADQANMPYGNYSSEGKTDLLVEHILKDTQFMLSNKYYKGADAKNYSDDKSPVKTLVIACNTATAYGKELIDEFIEKAGVDVHVIGVIDAGARGVLQVFGPSGDGSIGVMATVGTVASKGYENTILRIKEEQGYTGEIHIYNQGGHGIAEAVDEEPDFINREASKPRDNYRGPSLDHPEFEIDKTLLDIYNFDFDHSKMLCDAKDTDDCTVLQLNDTENYVRYHLVSLMEKIRKDPESLPLKAIVLGCTHYPYLTSDIETVLEELYDYKKDGEFIYRDFMDKDIAIIDPAVRVAQELYVYLQENDLFNPAGDMHKSQFFISVPNTDNPKVSTDENGRFPYAYKYGRSAGEIQEYVKVVPFAPSNIPAETVDRLSGSIPATFQLIPALNSEEKVLSHHEK; from the coding sequence ATGATATACCGGAACACATTAATCTGCGCCTTGGCCATTTCCTTTTTGATCGGCTGTGGTCAAGGAAAAGTGGAGGAAAAAGTAGTGGAAAAAACTTCCGATAATCTGCCGATAGAAAACGCTATTTTGGAGGAACAGGAGAGTTTTTATTATGTGGACTTTGCACAATATCCAGCAAAGGACAGACATTTGCCAATAGGTGTATTTGATTCCGGGACCGGAGGACTTACCGTTTTGGATGCGATCGTGCAGTATGATGGCCATCAGAACGGGGACAGGACAGCTGGGGCCGATGGAGCGCCGGATTTTGATGAGGAGGCGTTTATTTATTTGGCCGATCAGGCCAATATGCCCTACGGGAATTATTCAAGTGAGGGCAAGACCGACTTGTTGGTGGAGCATATTCTCAAGGATACCCAGTTTATGCTTTCCAATAAATACTATAAAGGAGCCGATGCCAAAAATTACAGTGATGACAAATCTCCGGTCAAGACGCTTGTCATTGCTTGCAATACTGCGACAGCCTATGGCAAAGAACTGATTGACGAATTTATCGAAAAAGCAGGTGTTGATGTGCATGTCATCGGTGTAATCGATGCTGGTGCCAGGGGAGTTTTGCAGGTTTTTGGCCCATCTGGGGATGGATCCATTGGTGTGATGGCGACAGTGGGGACAGTAGCTTCCAAAGGGTATGAAAATACCATTTTGAGAATCAAGGAAGAACAAGGATATACGGGGGAAATCCACATATACAACCAAGGAGGACATGGCATCGCAGAGGCTGTGGATGAGGAACCGGATTTCATCAACCGTGAGGCCAGCAAGCCAAGGGACAACTACAGGGGGCCTTCTCTGGACCATCCGGAATTTGAAATTGACAAGACCCTATTGGATATCTATAATTTTGATTTTGACCATTCCAAAATGCTTTGTGATGCCAAGGATACGGATGATTGTACGGTGTTGCAATTGAACGATACGGAGAATTACGTCCGCTATCACCTGGTTTCTTTGATGGAAAAGATCAGAAAAGATCCGGAATCCCTGCCCCTGAAGGCCATAGTGTTGGGGTGTACACATTATCCTTACTTGACGTCTGATATCGAGACGGTCTTGGAAGAACTTTACGATTATAAAAAGGACGGTGAATTTATCTATCGGGATTTTATGGATAAGGATATCGCCATTATAGATCCGGCAGTCAGGGTAGCGCAGGAACTGTATGTTTACCTGCAAGAAAATGACCTTTTCAATCCCGCAGGTGATATGCATAAGAGCCAGTTTTTCATCAGTGTTCCCAATACAGATAATCCCAAGGTATCCACAGACGAAAATGGTCGCTTTCCCTATGCATATAAATACGGAAGGAGTGCCGGGGAGATCCAAGAATATGTAAAAGTGGTGCCATTTGCGCCTTCCAATATACCAGCGGAAACTGTTGATCGGCTTTCAGGTTCGATCCCAGCGACTTTTCAGCTAATACCCGCGCTAAATTCAGAAGAGAAAGTATTGAGCCATCATGAAAAATAA
- a CDS encoding N-acyl-D-amino-acid deacylase family protein — protein MKNNRICVPWLLLGLFILMASCKPTVEVDVLITGGMVFDGNDAPAKRMEVGITDDKISYVGTPGEHSISSQQTIDIAGLYLAPGFIDPHTHVERELSDPEQKANLRYLRQGVTTVFAGNDGSSPMPIKRKLDEWERNGIGTNAALLVGHGSVRRVVMGMEAKEANPNELTEMEEVVNKSMEEGAFGISTGLFYSPGSFANMSEVIALSKVVAKHNGIYDTHMRDEGSYNIGLMNAVRETINIGKKSGVAVHISHIKCLGTDVWDKSPEVIELIEKAREQGVHVTANQYPYLASRTSLKAALVPRWAEDGGYEKMIKRFDDPGLRDTLIAGITKNLRKRGGPESLIFSDAVEKNMNGKSLGEMAKELGMSLPQATMEILRNDGGIKVISFNMKESDLERFMQQPWVMTGSDGGAGHPRQFGTFPRKVHKYVQEEAVIDLAFMVHSSSGLTAATFGVKGRGFVEEGYFADLIVFDPEKVKDMATFEAPYEEAEGIDYVWVNGELVIEKGKYTGKLAGKALRK, from the coding sequence ATGAAAAATAACCGAATATGTGTGCCTTGGTTATTGCTGGGGCTTTTTATCCTGATGGCTTCCTGCAAGCCAACGGTAGAAGTGGACGTATTGATCACTGGGGGGATGGTGTTTGATGGTAATGATGCTCCTGCAAAACGTATGGAAGTAGGTATTACCGATGATAAGATCAGCTATGTGGGGACTCCCGGAGAGCATAGTATCTCCAGTCAGCAGACAATCGATATTGCTGGCTTGTACCTGGCACCAGGGTTTATCGATCCACATACGCATGTGGAGCGGGAGCTGTCAGATCCTGAGCAAAAGGCCAATTTGCGCTATCTGAGACAGGGGGTGACGACGGTCTTTGCAGGGAATGATGGCAGCAGTCCCATGCCCATCAAGCGGAAACTGGACGAGTGGGAGAGAAATGGCATCGGCACCAATGCTGCTTTACTCGTCGGCCATGGATCGGTAAGAAGAGTGGTGATGGGAATGGAAGCAAAAGAAGCCAACCCAAATGAGCTAACGGAAATGGAAGAGGTCGTCAATAAGTCGATGGAAGAGGGAGCTTTTGGGATTTCTACAGGGCTGTTTTATTCGCCCGGCAGCTTTGCCAACATGAGCGAGGTGATTGCGCTGTCCAAAGTCGTAGCCAAGCATAATGGTATTTATGATACGCATATGCGTGATGAGGGCTCTTACAATATTGGCTTGATGAATGCGGTCAGGGAAACCATTAATATTGGAAAAAAATCAGGTGTAGCTGTGCATATTTCCCATATCAAATGCCTCGGGACGGATGTATGGGACAAAAGCCCCGAGGTAATCGAGCTGATAGAAAAGGCTAGGGAGCAAGGTGTCCACGTAACAGCCAACCAATATCCCTATTTGGCGTCCAGAACTTCCCTCAAAGCTGCTTTGGTGCCCCGGTGGGCAGAGGACGGTGGATATGAAAAAATGATAAAGCGGTTTGATGATCCAGGGTTAAGAGATACGTTGATCGCTGGGATCACCAAAAACCTTCGCAAAAGGGGCGGACCCGAATCGCTGATATTTTCCGATGCCGTGGAGAAAAATATGAATGGAAAGAGCTTGGGTGAAATGGCCAAGGAGTTGGGCATGAGTTTGCCACAGGCTACTATGGAAATCCTCAGAAACGATGGGGGCATCAAAGTGATATCCTTTAACATGAAAGAAAGTGACTTGGAGCGGTTCATGCAGCAGCCGTGGGTGATGACAGGGTCTGATGGTGGAGCAGGACACCCCAGACAATTTGGTACCTTTCCCCGGAAAGTGCATAAGTATGTGCAGGAAGAAGCGGTGATCGATCTGGCGTTTATGGTGCATAGTTCGTCCGGTTTGACGGCAGCAACTTTTGGTGTGAAGGGTAGGGGATTTGTAGAAGAAGGGTACTTTGCCGATTTGATTGTCTTTGATCCAGAGAAAGTGAAAGATATGGCCACCTTTGAGGCTCCCTATGAGGAAGCAGAGGGTATAGATTATGTTTGGGTGAATGGAGAACTGGTGATCGAGAAAGGTAAATATACTGGTAAATTGGCCGGAAAGGCCTTGAGGAAATGA